The Flavobacterium commune genome contains a region encoding:
- a CDS encoding rhamnogalacturonan acetylesterase: MIRKNKMVFLMLLWCSFQVVNAATVTEEILAKTIVKDSNTIGEKVFLFGKKVKKSKKAVMLNKSVSYDSATGYGFDFNTVVNVKVNKNSFATEKPTYFSVKVPEGNYQVTVTFGSKTKSTTTTIKAESRRLFLDQQVLKKGETTTKVFNVNVRTSKIDEKSQIQLKDRDLGQLNWDEKLTLEFLGTVEIKSISITPITNVKTVYLAGDSTVTDQDLEPWASWGQFITNYFDQNVVVANYAVSGATLRSFKASLRLKKVLSIIKPGDYLIVEFAHNDEKEKGEGIGPWDSYSASIREYVQAARDKGAIPILITPVQRRAFNADGTLKPTHGDYPDAMRKVAQEMNVPLVDITKLTTTLYESWGDEPSRKAFVQYPANTFPGQKEKLEDNTHFNSFGANEIALCVMKGLRDLNSPLAQYFLKEVPQYNPNQPNAFAKWTLPMSNRFEIVKPDGN, encoded by the coding sequence ATGATTCGAAAAAACAAGATGGTTTTCCTAATGCTTTTATGGTGTAGTTTTCAGGTTGTAAATGCAGCAACCGTTACTGAAGAAATACTAGCAAAAACTATTGTAAAAGATTCTAATACAATAGGAGAGAAAGTTTTTTTATTTGGAAAAAAAGTAAAGAAAAGCAAAAAGGCTGTAATGCTTAATAAATCAGTAAGCTATGATTCAGCTACGGGATACGGATTTGATTTTAATACTGTGGTAAATGTGAAAGTCAATAAAAATTCTTTTGCAACTGAGAAGCCAACTTATTTTTCGGTAAAAGTTCCTGAAGGCAATTATCAGGTTACGGTAACTTTTGGCAGTAAAACTAAAAGTACTACAACTACTATTAAAGCTGAATCCAGAAGATTGTTTTTAGACCAGCAAGTACTTAAAAAAGGAGAAACGACTACTAAAGTTTTTAATGTAAATGTGAGAACTTCCAAAATTGATGAAAAATCGCAAATTCAACTAAAAGACAGGGATTTGGGACAATTAAATTGGGATGAAAAATTGACTTTGGAATTTCTGGGAACAGTTGAAATTAAAAGTATTAGTATTACTCCAATAACCAATGTTAAAACAGTTTATCTGGCTGGAGATTCTACAGTAACCGATCAGGATTTAGAGCCTTGGGCATCATGGGGGCAATTCATTACCAATTATTTTGACCAAAATGTGGTGGTGGCAAATTATGCGGTTTCCGGAGCTACATTGCGTTCTTTTAAGGCAAGTTTGCGTTTGAAAAAAGTCTTGTCTATTATCAAACCGGGAGATTATTTAATTGTTGAATTTGCTCATAATGATGAAAAAGAAAAAGGCGAGGGCATTGGTCCTTGGGATTCCTATTCAGCTTCCATTCGTGAATATGTTCAAGCAGCCAGAGACAAAGGTGCAATTCCAATTTTGATAACTCCGGTTCAACGTCGTGCTTTTAATGCCGACGGAACTTTAAAACCAACACATGGGGATTATCCTGATGCCATGCGAAAAGTAGCTCAGGAAATGAATGTTCCTTTAGTAGATATTACAAAATTAACTACAACACTTTATGAAAGCTGGGGAGATGAACCATCCAGAAAAGCATTTGTTCAATATCCAGCGAATACTTTTCCGGGGCAAAAAGAAAAATTAGAAGATAACACCCATTTCAATTCTTTTGGAGCCAATGAAATTGCACTTTGTGTGATGAAAGGACTTCGTGATTTAAACAGCCCTTTGGCTCAATATTTCTTAAAAGAAGTGCCTCAATATAATCCTAATCAGCCGAATGCTTTCGCAAAATGGACGCTGCCTATGAGTAATCGTTTTGAAATTGTAAAACCAGACGGAAACTAA